In one Babylonia areolata isolate BAREFJ2019XMU chromosome 12, ASM4173473v1, whole genome shotgun sequence genomic region, the following are encoded:
- the LOC143288042 gene encoding uncharacterized protein LOC143288042, which yields MVLEGLGTLLPGWRAVGLAENLTSNFEIAKFLVADYLRRMETREQGECYYVTELTCEQCHSMLSLHCASCNTVPSVTLSIGYLAGQTLQPHLADSDTLAQGPAQEEGLLLQQEERLLVHGGGPPEEAKPSVEGEAPQQGPLSQAAFVEERDLLLPGTQESRQLQEDLLQHLSSLRHTPEAVFVPEDPVLPHPGFLGGTEAVAEDPQLHPTPSFQLVPQVGSLPQTPTLVLQAVHLAVPQQQDLPVQQQAAASAEQTSACAASHPQSLENAWAMTGRERRRKRLEVSLERCDALIQKNGRAVGERRAVIRRQEHTDTEGGGYHRRHRNKKLLSCNRSFRTNSQLNKHRQSRHGEMQHPFRCNRCGQCFVKAQTLKHHMYSHTGERPFKCPQCPSTFTRRDYLNKHMTTHTGEKRFQCDVCSKKFAFVSSLNSHKKQKHGAKKKQNAQTEE from the exons ATGGTGTTGGAGGGGCTAGGCACCTTGTTGCCCGGCTGGCGTGCTGTTGGGCTGGCAGAGAACCTTACTTCGAATTTTGAGATCGCCAAATTTCTGGTGGCTGA CTACCTACGCCGCATGGAGAcgagagagcagggggagtgcTACTACGTGACTGAGTTGACATGCGAACAGTGTCACTCCATGCTGTCGTTACACTGCGCCAGCTGTAACACGGTGCCTTCCGTGACGCTGAGCATAGGGTACCTGGCAGGACAGACCCTCCAGCCGCACCTTGCGGACAGTGACACCTTGGCCCAGGGTCCAGCCCAGGAGGAAGGGCTGCTCCTGCAGCAGGAGGAGAGGTTGCTGGTGCATGGAGGCGGGCCCCCTGAGGAAGCGAAGCCGTCTGTGGAGGGTGAGGCCCCTCAGCAGGGACCCCTTTCACAGGCCGCATTTGTCGAAGAGCGGGATCTGCTGTTGCCAGGCACTCAGGAAAGCAGACAGCTCCAAGAAGACCTGCTTCAACACCTGTCGTCTCTGCGACACACCCCTGAGGCCGTGTTTGTGCCAGAAGATCCAGTGCTTCCTCACCCTGGGTTCCTGGGTGGAACTGAAGCTGTGGCTGAAGATCCACAGTTGCATCCAACTCCCTCTTTTCAGCTGGTGCCACAAGTGGGAAGTCTGCCGCAAACCCCGACACTTGTGCTCCAAGCGGTTCATCTGGCTGTGCCTCAGCAGCAAGACTTGCCTGTTCAGCAGCAAGCTGCAGCTTCGGCAGAGCAGACATCTGCCTGTGCAGCGTCTCATCCCCAGTCTCTGGAGAATGCGTGGGCCATGACTGGtcgagaaagaagaaggaagcgcCTGGAAGTGAGTTTGGAGAGGTGTGATGCCTTGATTCAGAAAAACGGACGTGCTGTGGGGGAGAGACGTGCCGTCATCAGGAGACaagaacacactgacactgaaggGGGTGGATACCACCGGCGGCACAGGAACAAGAAGCTGCTCAGCTGCAACCGCTCGTTCCGCACGAACTCTCAGCTGAACAAGCATCGGCAATCTCGCCATGGGGAGATGCAGCACCCCTTCCGCTGCAACCGGTGTGGGCAGTGTTTTGTCAAAGCGCAGACCCTGAAACACCACATGTACAGCCACACGGGTGAGCGGCCTTTTAAGTGCCCTCAGTGCCCCTCCACCTTCACCCGCAGGGACTACCTGAACAAGCACATGACGACGCACACGGGTGAGAAACGCTTCCAGTGCGACGTCTGCAGTAAGAAGTTTGCCTTTGTCAGCAGTCTGAACAGTCACAAGAAGCAGAAGCATGGcgcgaaaaagaaacaaaacgcaCAGACTGAGGAATAg